Genomic window (Magnolia sinica isolate HGM2019 chromosome 6, MsV1, whole genome shotgun sequence):
TTGTTTTTTTGTCGAAATTCCTTAAATCAATCCAAAGACCACTGTGGATAATCATAAAAGAAAGTGGGATGATCATGAAAGAAAGTGATTGCTTCAGCCATTGAATTAGTTTTGTTCTTGACAATAATTTCCAAGATTTTTATTGATGtgatttgtccatcatgtagCGATAGATCAGATGATTAGCTCTGCCTGTGATATTTAAATTTCACAGACTTGTGATTCTTATTCATTTGAAGAGAATGTTCAAGCTGTTCTGTTGTTTCTGGAGAAGAATTCACTCTTAGATGTCACTGCGGCCGACGCTTATGGGGCCGGCAACCTCAGTTATTCAAAGAGATTGCGTTGTGATTGGCATTTTCATGCTCTTTTCTGCTATATACTAGAAGCTACATTCTGCTCAAATGGAGCTTAGGTGTAGTTGTATTGATGGTTTTGTGGGTGTATGACGCAGGACGGAAGGGAGGCATTGCCACCAAACGCAGAGATAGAGGATACTGCGACAGCTATTGCTGTTTCACATGGGATTGAGATCATGGTGGAGTTTAAGCCGGTTGAACGCCCGGTTGAGCCCTTGGAGAGTGATCAGCCAGTCAAATGCCCACTTCTGGAACCGTCGATTCTAAATGTAAGCACAGACCCAATTCCTGATTCTGTTGGTCAGCTGCATGATCTAGTGTTCTAGTTCAAATCATCATATTCATGAGTCTTCTCTTCTTATATTTCTCCTTTTTCCTATGATTTGAGTGATGGTAGGGGTTTGATGAATGGACATTTTTTTCCTGTGATTTGAATGATGGATTAGCATCTTTTTCTTATCATACCATATTAATTCTCTGAACCTTTTTCTTGAGAAGATGTATTAAGGATTGTATTAGGAAGGGCGGAAAGTCAAGGGCACAGATTGTCAGGGCAGGGTAACACCGAGTTCAGTCAGGCCGTGACTGTggagccgaccttgatgtatatgttgaatttccacaccgtccatctgcttttggcagctcattttatggcatgcgctcaaaattgaggcagatccaaatctcaagcgaaccacacaacaggaagaaatggtggttgaatgcccaccattaaaatatcctagggcccaccacaatgtttatttgccatccacccttttaaagggaaaacacaaatatcagcttgatcacattcaatcaccgttgttccttgtggtgtggttcatctgggatttggatctgcttcttattttgggcacatgccctaagatgagttggcaaaacggatgtggatatacaacacatacatcaaggtggggcccatggtcatgGCCTAACCAAACTTGGTGTTTCCCCGACTAACCTGACCAAATCAGCTCCTGAAAATCAAGTGGAAATTCTGTAAAAGCGAATTGAAGTAGCTAATGCTACTATGCTGATGCCCCAAGGCAGTTTTCTCCGAACACTTGTTGGAGAACTGTGCCTCTGTTGGAGAGTTGCTCAATCAgctatcttcttcctcttttgtTGTTTATTTCTCTCACATGTTATGAGAAGGAGATTATTTTTGGAGTAATTTCCgctagagaaaaactttgatactctgtcagtGTGACAGATGATATGCAGGGCTCTTTGAAATTATTTAAAACTGCAATCATGGCATAAAAGTGATTCAAATCAAACTGTACAAATTATGGTCCCGGTTTGCATGTATCTTGAACCGAAAATTATGTTTATTTGTGACGGTTGATTCGTGATTACGTCAGTTTCATTTGAGTTAGTGTCTGCCACCTGTATATCAAGCATCatgcactgccagagtatcaaataactctccccTTTTCATTATGTGATGCAATCCATATCTTAGACATGCAACAAATTCAGACCCCAATGGAATTAATCATCTTAGCTTGGAGAATTCGAGCATGCACTCAGCAAGCACAAGGAATAAAGGAGGCTAGCCCCTGAACTTAATCCAATTCTAATTACTTCAACTAGAAAACTCTATAACAACAAAGAAGACCAGTTTttaaggcgtgtttggatgcactggTGGATTGAATTGCGAccattcagtttaatcaagaggaaaaTGACAATTAAGTCATGATTTTTGCTATCATCATATACGAGGGAACACCTACCACCACCTGTAGGTTCGATTGACCTACTGCCCATTTTGACAATCATTTTCTGTTGAATATATGGTATTTTCAACAGCAAAAATGGATGCAAGAAAAATTCTGACTGTGTGAGAGATTGGTTGTATTGTACTTCCAGTTGTTGGTGATCAGTTCCCGTATTCACATTAGCCCTCAACTGCAAGTTTTGTTCTTTTCAAATCCAACTTGGAAGgaacaaaattgaaatttgaagtcCATAATGACATTGTGAAAGCTTAAGGAGGAAACTACAAATTGGCtattttcactatgaaagaagtcATTGTGATTCATTTTGATAGCAtgtccaaacacacccaaagTTTCAAAACCACAATCATTCTCAGTCCAATCTAAAGTCGAAAGAAATAGCAAGTGGAAACTTAGTTAGACCTAAACAACTAAATTGAATAAATGGCACAATCAAATGCatgtctttttaattttttttcattattttggcATTCAGGATGGAAGAATGTGGAACGAATGGCTGTCAGCGAATGTGCGAAGGAGGGCTGATGTGCCATTTGTGATGGAAAGAGCACCCCCCGTGTATGAAGTGGGCGGATCAAGGGTACGTCCGGTCCCAACTAACCGCTTTATCGCACCATCTCTTAGCGCCCCTGAGCATCATATCCTAAAATTGCTGGAGGAATGCAATGCAGCTGGAGATTAGACTGCCTGGAGCTGGATTGACTGGGATCAGAGATGGTTTTTTTGTCTCCAATGAAATGCCAACTGCATAAGTGGGCAACTGATGACCTATGAAAAACTGAATTTATggcctttgatagagtggaatgatagaaaaggattcatgtagccaaccccaattagttggttaAGGCTTAGAAGATGACGATGATACATGTGCAACTGATCATCTGCCTACGCAAGGAGCCCATATAGGCAAAGGCCAATGGGGCATTCCAATCAATACCGAATGTGTCCCTTTCAGCCATGACTAGATGGGCCCCTTTGATTAGGCATACCAATCAGCGCACTCTTGGGATGCCTCTTTCCAAGCAATTCTCTGCATTCAGGTTCATTTACTTTGTCTCCATATAAATTGAATACAGAAGTATGTATTATGAGAATAACCCCAAGTCATCACAGTTTTATATCTGACTCCATTTTTAAATTTATCTGCTTTAATTTGCTTACATTGTGGCAAACGGGGCTGCAGCCAACAGCGGCACCTCAATGTCTGCCCGTATTCAGGTTCAATTCGGACAGGATTTATTTGCAGACATTCCCTTCTCTCAATGCATACCTCTGACATAAAAATTTGTTTGGAAAGTAGTTTATGCTATTTTCGGTCAGTAGAGGAATTTAATGTTGAAAATGTTTCATTAGAAAAATGGGTTTACTTGGCGTTTTGGATGCACTATGGATTacaatggttaactcaataaagaggaacTGAATTTCAGTTACCTTAATATTCATGTTGAGGGAgttggctccaaattgcaatccaTGTTACTTTGAAGTTGGCCTCACATGGAATGCAGATGTAATTTGAGGACTAGTTATAGATACTAAGGAAATTACAATTGTGGTCATTTCTCTATTGAACATATTAGTGTAGGTCAATTCAATAGTCCACATTCAAGTgctgcaggaaaaaaaaaaatcatgcattttttttttttaatcacaatcTTGGAAGACCAGTTCAAGATCATGACGAACAAGCCAGTTGTTAGTTGGAAGAACTGCCTGCAAATTCTTTGAAAATTCATACACCGAGTGGGGTTGGCAATGAGCACAAATTTGGCCCTAAGAGTTATAGGTTTCAGGCTTTCAGCCCAATGTGGGTCTGGTCAACTTGTTCTTTTGACAAAGGAACGTCTAAATTTAAATTGCACTACTGCAGATTCTGTGTAAACTAATCTTATCTGTTCCATTGACGGTCAGGAAAATTCCAGACTATTAAATTCCTTTCTCCAAAAGGAGCTGGGCAATAGGTTGGGCCCTTTAACCTAATGACTGTGATACAAATGTTGAAAAGGTGAGGTCAGGAATTCAATTCTAGCCAGTGTTCTAGGAAGCCCTAAGATTCAAACCCAAAGGTTTCAATCCCCATAGAAACTAGTTGCAACTCAAGTTCAATCCAATCTGACAAAATTCACTAAAGAATGGGAAAGAGAGTTTCAGAAACCATATTTTGAACGTGACCACAGCGAAAATGAATCCTGTGAGAGTGCCACATGTAAAGTTTCGGATTTTTGTGGTACAAATTTTTCATGTCCCTCAGGGGAACAAGAATTTCCAGTATTTGAGAACATGAGATGCACCTTCTGTGTGACACTCAAAAATGCAGTCTGATTGGGCCACCACATGACACCAGCATGTTTTAGACCGCTCTCATGGAACCACCATGGATGAGTCATAGCACAAAAATCGCTCCAATCAGATCAGAGTTTTTAGTCTCGAATGTAGATCATCACTCAtcgttttttaccatccaactatGAGCTACCAGTCATATGGTTATTGGTTAATATCATCCAGCCAGTGTGACTGTTGGGCTAAATGCTTTATACATGGTACGGCCCACCAAATGAATCCATCACCATACACCCTGCAGTATGCATCACATGTCACGATCATCCTTCAAAAAATTACATAACCACCTAGTGattgtggggaaaaaaaaaatttgtttttgtAAAAAGTATGCATGCACCACATCAGTTTTTATTGGAAATGGCACTTGAATCATCACACCATATCCAGTTACTGAAATTGAAAAATATACCAAAATTGCCCCAAGAAAGGGGAGAAATAACAAGATGGGAAAGAACAGTAGACACTCACCTGCTTACCTATGGTCAGTGACCAAAAACAACATAGGCAGCAGCAGAAGATCAAGGATTCGGACCCCCCTCACCAGCAAGCTTCCTCCTCTGCTGATGCTCTGCAACCTTGTAATCCACCACCTCCCGGAACAAGTTTGGGTCCAGCTCGCAGTCCTTGCTTCCATATACAGCTGCCTGAATGCTCGCCATCAGTTTAGCAATCTCCCTGCCTGAAAACCCTACAGTTTTGACCGCGGCTTCTCGAATAACATCATCGCTCAAGCCTTTGATCTGTATTTTCTGCTGTTGTCGCCGGAAAAGGGGCAGCCAATTGCTTTTCTTTTCACCTGCCTGCGCAATGTATTTGTCTAGATACAGTTTAAGCAATTTGAAGCGTTCCTCTTCCCCGGGCAAGGGAAATTCAAGAGCCTCATCGATGCGGTCAGCAACGGCAGAATCTAGATCACCCGGTCGGTTGGTAGCAAGGGCAAGGACTATGTCCTTGGACTGGTCTCCTGTACGGAATAGGAGGGCGTTGAGAGCGCTTCGTTGGGATTCACTCATGTAAGTCTTATTGCGCCTGCAAAATCAGAATCATGGGTCTCTACTCTCGTGTGGGTTGCAAGAAATTGATTAAAATGTAATGCAACACAGAAGGGGAATGTACAAGGGTACAAAGGTATCAATTTAATCACACAGTTAAAAATGCAAATGTGTAGATGCTCCAGTGTAAATATAAGGAcactccattttatttaaattgcAGTGTCAGAAACGGATGTCTGACATGGGCACTAGACACATCACCAAACAACTGGTAGGAAGAAGCACTCTTGTTTTGTATTATTAATATAGTTCTAGTTTATCTCTATCTATCTTGATTTGAGTTTTACATCTTTTGATATGGTATCTAAACACTCctcaaacaaaacaaaacaaaaaataaaaaatttgtatttaaaacataaaaatattaacTTCAGTATTATCATGTCGATGTATGGCCTCAAACAGACTCTGTTCCATAGGCTGGTACTTTTGTCCTGTTAAGTGCTAAAGAGACAGGCATCCAAGTATGGTGAATGAATAATCACCATGTGATCAGGGCACGACTGACAGCTAAAATCTCTTGTGGAAATTGGCATTAGAGGATCATTCTCAGCTGGTTGGATCCAGCTGGGATGGTAGAGTTGTCTGACATACCCAAAAATATCAACGTACAAACACGCAACATGGTGAAAGTTTCTATGGTACCCATCAACTACAGACACATGGCTGCATCTAAGTGGCAAACAGTGTCATGGAAACCAAAATTTGGATCCTGCACTTATTACCAACCTAACAAGCACAGGTACCACAGACAATTACCAGATCGGAACTAATACCACCAGCATAATGGAAAACATATTACGTAGTAGGATCACTTACTCACACAAAAATGCATCTGCTTCATCAATGAAAAGCAGCAAACCCTTCCGAGACTTCTTAGCCCAATCAAAAAGCTGATGTATCTTGGTGACAGCCTGTGATCCCAATGGCGCAACATCTCCACCAGTCATTAAAGCATAATCCAGACCCTGGAAGTATGTTATAAAATAATTAGAAATGCATTAATTGCTATCATAGTTATTAATGGGCAATGGCATGACATGATTACATACAGATTTACGAGCTAGTTCTCTGGCAGCCATAGTTTTCCCCGTCCCTGGAGGGCCATAGAACAGCATGTTGCGAAATGGAGCCTGATGGGATTTTGTATTTGCAGTAGCACCAGCCAACTGTTCAATTCTCTTTTTAAGAGAAGGATTTAGAATCACATCACCAAAACCATTTCCATTTTTCCCTGAGCCAGCTCCTTTGTCAGTTTTATGTGATAATGAGCTCATGGCGCGAGAGAACAAACCAGACCAAGGGTATTTCCCTCTAGAGGACTCTCTGATCAGGGATGGTTGCCCTAATATTCTGTCCACATAGCCCCATATCACCCTAGCACCTTCTCTGCACAGGAAGAAAAAAAGGACAACCATCAGTCAACTTTCTCCTACAAGAAAATGCGATGCACAAGATAATACAAATCCAGAACTTCCTGTACATGACAGTACAAATGAACATTATAAGAGCTGGTATCAGTctactctgtttttttttttttttttttggtcttgagGACTTGCCAAGTGGCACTTTGGCCTGAACAGCTTTTCATTCCAAATACTTTGACAAGATAACCCTCGCAGTTTTGGAATATATTTTGCGCCTGGACTCTGAAATCCCTTGTTTTGCTTAGATACAAGTCACAGGTCTCATTGGAAAGAACGTCAATCCAGAATGAACAATAACCACCCACCTACTGCATCTGACCACAATCAAGGAATCGAACTACAAAGACAATGGACGCATAAAATGATAAAGAAGGCACAATCCCTTCCTGTTCCTGGAAGTTGTTTTCTCAGCAACAGTTGTATcattagttctttttttttttttgaaaggtaatgaaatatATATTAAAGGAAAGGAGATATACAAAAAGGAGAATCTGCTGAGAGGGCAGAGATTCCTGAGAAAACAACACCATTACATGCCAATAAAAGCCAAATCCTGACCCTTTAACCTATCAGTTTGGGACGCCCATTCCACCAGCAGACGCTTAGCTCTAGAGGTTACCACATGAGCTGAACTAGATACGTCCGAGAAACATCTCTGgtttctttcctcccaaactGCCCACCAGACCGCAAGGATGCCCATCCTCCATAGGATGGATCTGAGATTGCCAAAGCTAACCCCATACCAGGCTTGGAAGAAGTGTGCTGCCGAACAAGGAGCACACCAACTGACGTTGAAACAGAAGCAGAAATCAGCCCAGATTTGAGAAGAGAAAGGGCAGTGGAGCAGAAGATGATCTACGGATTCTTCATTCCGCATGCAGCAGAAAATTCTAACTGTATCATTAGTTCTTAACGGATGGAAGACTGAGTATAGATGGTTAGCTTAGTCTCCACTTTAAACACTCCAAAGCCATCGGCTTGAAGGCCCCCACTATTACAGCCTACAACTGATCAGAAGGTCAGCAAAACCAACCTTCTGAAATCTGAAGTGCAAGAAGGATAGCTCATTTAAAGCTTGCCGACTTAGCTGGCTGATGAGCCCATCTCTACTTGGCATTGGCAAATGCTAGGCTGACACTGCTGGGCCAGAGTCTTAGcagatttttttcttttggctAATGTCTGAGAACTTACCCCTGATCATGTGAGTTATGAGAGGGCCCATTTCTGAACCTAGCCTAGCTTCATGACTCACTGATGAAAGACATAGTCCATCCATAACCCAATCACGTACAAGCTGGCAGATTTTTTCTTTTGGCTGATGTCTGACAACTTGACCCCTGATCATGTGAGTTATGAGGGGGCTCATTTCTGAACCTAGCCTAACTTCCTGACTCACTGATGAAACTTAGTCCATCCATAACCCGATCATGCATAGGCTGGCAGATTTTTTCTTTTGGCTGATGTCTGACAACTTGACCCCTGATCATGTGAGTTATGAGGGGGCTCATTTCTGAACCTAGCCTAGCTTCCTGACTCACTGATGAAAGACTTGGTCCATCCATAACCCAATCATGTACAGGCAGATCACCAAGCAAAGAAACAATGAGGACAAATTGTTTCCACTCTTTGGGATCATTATGCAATTCAACTACTAGCCCTTCAAAATGTTATCAAGAAACTAAACTGAACAAAGGTACGCACTACAGAAGGCAGAAATTGATTAAACAGTGCCAGCCAAAACAAAAATAGCACCTTGGAAGGATTAAAAGGAAAAAACCAGTATGCTTAATGATTCCAAAGAAACCACAAGAATCCTGGACAACATTGCGTAAAAGACCATGAAGCAACTAGTAAACCTAAGACAAATATAATTTTCAACATTAAACACCACATCAGGATGCACTTCTTTATTTCCAAAGTGACCACTAAGTAATAGACATTACAGGGCATACAGTATATTTGCAAAATAAGCACGTAAACACAAAGAATACCTAGTTGTGTAAATCCCAGCTGCAAGAGCTGTCACTCCCCCAACAGCTACAACCAATTTATTCTGATCTGTTAGTATAGCCCGCAAACCACCTGTAAAAGACAGAATAAAATCCATTCAGTCAAGCTTTGGCAAATCATGGTGTTTAAACCCGTCAACTAAGAATCTCATAAAGTTGTTGGTTTGTGGAGGATAAACATCAGCCATTTGGTtatccattaaaaagaaaaaattcacTTGGTCACCTAATATATCcccttcgaaaaaaaaaaacatgcaagcGGTTGTGGGAAATCTATCAACAATTTAATTGTCACTCCATGGCATTTCTAGAAAGTGTTCAGCTTGtgagatttccaaaaaaaaaaaaaaagatcaagaaGGAAATGCATATCGCGTTCAACCTGCCAAAGATATTTTTCTGGCTATA
Coding sequences:
- the LOC131247975 gene encoding uncharacterized protein LOC131247975 codes for the protein MARVLALGIVSGIASAALATEHAYADSPFSFSPFSSNPPASSSNPTQAPLQTPPPVPKEEKSAGNDNPRTTAAGFDPEALERGAKALREISSSSQAKKVFELMKKQEETKQAELAVKRAEFEALQSQFETDRQRVIYEEQKKIVQQQAQTKAQMARYEDELARKRMQAETENQRSRNQELVRMQEESSIRQEQARRATEEQIHAQRRQTEREKAEIERETIRVKAMAEAEGRAHEAKLAEDVNKRMLVERANAEREKWVAAINTTFEHIGGGLRAILTDQNKLVVAVGGVTALAAGIYTTREGARVIWGYVDRILGQPSLIRESSRGKYPWSGLFSRAMSSLSHKTDKGAGSGKNGNGFGDVILNPSLKKRIEQLAGATANTKSHQAPFRNMLFYGPPGTGKTMAARELARKSGLDYALMTGGDVAPLGSQAVTKIHQLFDWAKKSRKGLLLFIDEADAFLCERNKTYMSESQRSALNALLFRTGDQSKDIVLALATNRPGDLDSAVADRIDEALEFPLPGEEERFKLLKLYLDKYIAQAGEKKSNWLPLFRRQQQKIQIKGLSDDVIREAAVKTVGFSGREIAKLMASIQAAVYGSKDCELDPNLFREVVDYKVAEHQQRRKLAGEGGPNP
- the LOC131247976 gene encoding uncharacterized protein LOC131247976, which translates into the protein MVGIFSRFSSSRNGHRRSQSALDGREALPPNAEIEDTATAIAVSHGIEIMVEFKPVERPVEPLESDQPVKCPLLEPSILNDGRMWNEWLSANVRRRADVPFVMERAPPVYEVGGSRVRPVPTNRFIAPSLSAPEHHILKLLEECNAAGD